One Glycine soja cultivar W05 chromosome 7, ASM419377v2, whole genome shotgun sequence genomic window, CCACGCAAGATCTCAACCAGTCCGGAAAACTTCTCACATGATCAAAGAGGGAGGTGACATGCTTGGCAagagatatttatattttaaatgtcaTCCACTTAGGTTGTAGAAAATAACTAagaatatttattgttttgttctTAAAAAATAGTGATGTGTGAAATAATTAACCTACAAATATGTCGCtctcaataaaaaaagaatgggCATAATAATCTAAAGCTCATAAGGTTTATAATGCCCTTCAAATGCTGGGCAATGAACTAGATGCAGCTATTGCAAAACATTAAAAGCACTTGGTTCCactataatttcaaaataaaatgatttattcAATACATTAAAGATAAATGTTGCATTGGACCATTGAAAATTCTAGAATCATGTGACTAATTGCAATGAAgtcaaagaaaaatgaaggttGTAGCTACGTAATATTTTAGCATGCTTTTATAGGTAAAGGTAtgaaatttatcaaattaaaatagaaagtgaaatacaCAAAGCAACCATGATAAATTTTGTGTAAACAAACTTGCACCAAAAaccaagcaaatttgaattttgatatatCTGCCAAATAAATCATGAATGAAAAGTAACAAAGCCCCATCACTGAAGTTgcagaagaaataaaatagcAGATCGTGGGACTTACAACAACTTGAAAGCTTTGCATACAACAAGATACCCCCCATTGAGTGACCAATTGCCAGCAATTTTCCATCTCTTGGTTGGCATTGAGCCCTTATGTACTCCATCTAATGTACGAATGTATGAAATCAACAattgaaaaactaatttaattaaaacatcCAAAAAATTTATGCCAATATATAACAAACAAATATTAACATTACACCAAAGAAGTAACAAAATAGTTAAAAGTACAGATcttgttaaattaaaagtaatgtATCCCAAAGGAAAGTCATCTCACGGCAGCAGGTAAGTCCTCTTCCAAATAATGGTCAAAGTCCCAATCATACTTGACCATCAGCTCAAGCTGTTTCTGGAACTCTTCTAGAGTGGCAGATAAACGGTCTTGCAATTCTAAAATCTGTGCTGGGAACAGCCGCTGACCTTCAATCATACCTCGAAGTCTCCGAttgaaatccttgatttgaCCGGCAATTGCAGAGTTCTGTCCTTCCAACAAAtctgtaaatattaattttcatattagtGGTTCATATAATCatacaatattaaaaatgaaaagttcCTAAGATCACTTCACCAACCTCCATTGAGAAATCCTGCAAGCCTTTCAGATATCCTTGTAAGAACCTCCATGAACCTTGTCGTTAGCCGCATTTCCTTGTATTTAGTTACTACCTCTGATCCTCTCCTTTTCATATGAGGAACTTCTGATACAAAAGAAGCACCGAGGTTCTCAAGTCCCACTGCTGTTGCAGAAGAAGCACTGCTTTCGCCAATATCATCATTAATAACAGAATCAATCTTGGAAAAATTCTTGAGGCACTCCTCATCTTCCTCCAAGCTATCTCCAAGTGTGCTCAACCCAGCACCTCGAACCTCAAGAATCCATGTATCGAAACCTTGTGCTGACATGTACCGAGCAAATGAAGACTGAACACAAACAACATTTACTCATCACACATCCTTTAACATTGTAGACTAGAAAAGACTATTGTCACAAAATCATATAACCAAACTTTAGGTTTTAATTCTAGGGCACACACAATTATACTCAAAAACTAACACAACAAAAACATGGAACCCAGTTTTTAATAAATGGTCTGTGACCATAATTGGTGCCTAATTTGTCTATATTTGTAAGCAATTTTCTGCAACATTGAGGATCGTGATAAAactacaatttaaaaccttgcatGGAACTATGCAAGTAATGTTTAATGGGTGCAAAATCAGCATTATAATCATTCCAAAAACAAAGCTCTATGAGTTTTCAATGGAAGCAAGGTCACCTCAGGAGAGAGATCATAGCCTATTGCATTGGTTGCAACCCCTGACAACAACAAAAGCGGGTGATTCCTCGACGGGGCCTGCAAAGCACATGCAAAAGTTTATGCCTTCAACAACAACACCTTTGAATTTTGAGAATCtaacgtaaaaaaaaacaatgttttaaaaaattgtctgCCACCGGCATTTCAACCACAACGTCAAGATTGTTTAGCTATCGTGATCGCAATTGTAGCTACATCGGTCGCATTTGCGAACAATTTTTCGCAACCGCgaccgcaatttaaaaccttgagaAAAATGTGCCAAAAATGTAGCTTTCAGCCTTTTTTTTCCCTATGTTTTTCGATAAAAACGAGGGAATTCGAAGACACCCAGAAGCAATATATCATTGCATTGCCAAAAGGGTATTCACAGAATACAAAAAGTGGAGAACTTGGGAAGAGGGGAACCTCAGGAGAAGGACGGTAGCGCCACAGAGCGAGCTTCCAATCGGAGTTCGAAACCGCGACGCGGTGAAGCTCGTCGGCGGTGCATATCGACCGCCGCTTATCGCCTTTCTTCTCCATTCGCACGCCGTGGAAAGCCGCATGCCTCGCCGGAAACGGCGGCGACGCCCGCCGGCGGTTTAAACTAGAGGAGAGTATTCGGGTTTGACGTTTCGGATCGGGTCGTGGCGGGTCGATCCAGTAGAATCCGGCGCCAATGTGGTTaagaagcatttttttttctttgatgttTAGTGAACAAAAAcacgttttattttttattttttatttttgttttcttctcttgGGAAGTTTGTAACTTTGGTAATTTGGTTGGGTTGGTTTGCCTTACACTTTTTGTTTGTTGATTCTTATAGTAAACGGAACTACGTGAAGATAAGAAGGAAGAAGCATCATTATGGGTTGCCAAATCTGGTGTAAGTGTAACCGTGTAAGAGAGGTCAATTGGGTTGGAAATCTTCTACGTAAAGAAGCATAAATAACCATGTATTAATGGAATTAAACATGTAATTGAGTTTAAAATTGGAATTAGAGCTTAAAATTGCAATTATAAggttggaatttttttaaaaaatctgagTTAGGATTCTgaaatctaattttgtagaattttaaattattataattcttGGGTTCATTTGGCAGTTGGAATTATTGTAATTTAGAGTGTAATTCCAATTTTAATcttatcaaaattgaaattggtttgaaattataaaaagaagCCCCCGCAATATAACAAACATAGGTCCAAATGCCCATTAGGagaaattttcatatttaatataagttcatattttaaatagaattatttcaaaagaaaaatacatgtgagaaactaaaaaaaaagatagagattAGCTAGGGATAAGGGTGTAATCttatttaaggactaaaatatccaacttaattaataatattgagaactaatttagatgtttattaaaaaatgagaggAGAAATTAGACAAACCCTCTCCAATGTTTCTTGAGATTGCACAcgattcgtttttttttttccaacatttataataatgttagagtaatatttttcaaatgattAAGTGGTGTTGgtgtaagaataaaaaaagaggatATGAAGAAGAATTTGACGAAACCTCAAAAAAGATTCATTAgtataatttagtttaaaaaataaaacttttatatatgttaacaaTCAATCCCTAAAAGTAAATCGATCGGTTGAATTCATGAATGACATGAAAAGTCATACAttatgaaacttttttttaagtccaataatgacaacaaaattaaaatttatacctAAACTATCCAACCACTCGGACGATATAGaatactaaattttaattttaaaatttatactgatataaaatacaaaattaaatatttttaggctTTCACAATTTTGATTTGTATGAACTTTCAACTTACGATAGtcacaaattaaattataatcaaattattttggGTCATTTACCAGTGTAGTGTAGTAATTGATGATTGTACAATTAgaacaattcaaataaaatttaattatttatttataaaattcttctatatcttttgtaaataaatgtCATAAGATATGAcactttgttaaaataaataaacaaatatttttttttattaaagttcaATCAAATATTAACAGAGAGGGATATATTTCCATCAAAGATAAAATCttgtataattttcatttttaagatctaaattttagtaaattaaaaatgttaataaataatgttatataattattttattaatttttcatgaaTAAATGTCATAAGAAATGAAactttatcaaaaataaatgaataagcattttttttgattaattttgaattaaatattcgcacagaaatatattttcatcaatGATAAAATCTTGTATAATTTTCATGTGTAAGATCTAAATTTTagtatatagtaaaaaaatttattaaataattttgtataattatgttataataaTCATTCTAAAAGATACaacaatttcatattattttcaaactaaatatgcaccaaataaaatttataagaaattaaattcatatagttagtgtaaaaatttaattgcaaagtattttttattaatttggctGGAACAAATATGTCAGTATTTAAAAGATAGTtattattaatgtataaaaatgatattaattacatttattattttagatagAATATGGTGTTACCATATGATATCATcgtatatttataaaatcttcttttatataatatagtatattattattaaaactaaTCAATTTATcgtacataataatttataattcgaTGAGTGTAGAAAATTTATTCAACTTCTTGATTAACATTTATGaacttataaataattttttaggaatattaaaatttttatatcaattgaAAAACTTCCatactttaattaaaagttaacccaaatttctcaaataaaaaaaagttaacccAAATTAAAACTTGATTTATCAATTGGTGGTTGAATTAAATAgtacatatattttattcttttcaaataaagttttcAGTTTGAGTAATTTTATGCACCGAAAGAGAACTGCATTGATGATATCAccataatgtaaattttttcgACTCAAATATCCTCCAACATGTagtctaaaagaaaaattaaaacttaatcaCCAATTTGTAGGAAGGCTACGAGTTAATGGGTTAATTTCCGTATGAGGTTCTTTGAAcagaataaaagaaatgaactaGTGTGTGTTGGAAATTAGAGGGTGCGCTAGGGTTCTTTATCTTCAGAAAAAGTTAACTTTTAGTAGGGTCCTAAACTTATCCACTTATGAATAGACGTTAAGGGTcagtttgttaatttgttaaaaatgaaCGAATGAATTAGGCGAACCAGTGGACCAATATGGAAAGAAGATTTATCAAGTGCTATCCTCAATTCTCATAGCTTTTGTCAGTGGTTTGTGATTGTCTTTCtagttttcaaaattgtctcGTATTGGGAGATGTTTTTGGCTAAAGCCTGGTACGAGAGAGAATGAGAGATGAATCAAGCTAATAAGTTTATGTATCAAAGTTCATTTGATTTCGTCTCTTATATATGCACTTATACATAGTGCATGTGAGTGATTGATTATTCTAATCCAAACTGAAAGTGTTGTTTGTTACTCATGTTTTGGAACCGCTGAAAAGGATGACTGAAACATTTAATTAACCATAGAGATTgaataaacaagaaaaattgtaaaaggatttagaaaaaaaaattaacaattattttgtacattgaaatataatatactccacaaaataatgtttttaaattttgagatcATATCAAGCACAGATAAAAATTTTAGAGTCGTATCTattaaattataacaaaaatattgtatgattaaagatgaaaaataaaaaacataggtGAAGAAACACATTTTGGCATTACAACTAATTTTTAAGAAGCTAATTATAATCCTAAGAATAACATTTGCGACGTATTACTCGCGTATTTTTTTTGGCCTAAGTAATAAAGTTTGCATTGcaaacttaaattaattttgcactgttatttaattataaatctttatatatcataaaattatttattttataataatagttattttaaaagttatattaaattataattttagtcctcctataattttaaatctataattttgatttttttattgtttaaaataaactattttgatCATTGagcatttaaaattaaatgagaacTTTGATGTTATAGATTTCACGCTAACGTGATATATATGTAGGGTAACATAATACTTATATGAcaatgattaaataaaataaaaaaggtctTCATAGAAGTTTAACTAAtgatcttttattattttaaaataataatttattaaggcacttattttgtttaataaatttataaacacTATTTTCTATGCATTATTACTTgagagtttttcttttaattataaaaatttatgaattaaactaaaatatttaatatttaattttacatgtatttatttttattataaaattttattttaatgtaaaataataaattattatatataaaaatatgttcttattttattatagtttttaaaaactacataaactaatataaattattttaaaaattattttatgttatttatataaatgacgtatatttaaaataataattaaataatataaaaataaaattaaaaatttattaatttttataatttaaataaaaaatttattatttatatttaaaaataaatttacataattttgtaaattacataaaataatttacatattaatttatgcaatgttcttgatttatataaatagtataaaaaacagttaaaacaaaaatattaaacatgtaTGTTTTctaaaagattaaatatttaaattttattaatttatataattagaataaaaacatttacataataaaataaatttatgtaatttgtgtaatttacatattaattggtgttattatataatttatatgattagagtacaaaataatttgtatattaaaatcaatttacaaaataatttatagattaatttatgaaatttaattttaaattggtaaagttttaaaattatataaaataaaactaaaaagatttatatattaaatattttttaatttataaatttttataactcaaaaaaattaataacttttaactaatgatatatatcaaacaatatttataaagttaaataaacaaaggaattattttagtgatttatctttaaataaaagattatgagtttaagatatttttttttaacttattgtcACATAAGTGTTATATCAATAATTTACATAAAGTTAATATCGATATAACTCTTGATCTAGAAATaagagatcaaaattaaaatataatctaaTACTTTTTGTTGATTCACCGTTTAAAAGTTTCTATACGAATAATATGTCATCATTAAATTCATGAAAATTTACCGGCTAGGCTAAAATGTGCAAATCCTTCAAGGGGGGTTTTTCGCATGCACTAGGTTAAATTCAATGCTACTTTGTATGATTAGGAGAGTATAAAGTTTACTTATGAATCATATTTAAAAAGAGT contains:
- the LOC114418645 gene encoding uncharacterized protein LOC114418645, translating into MLLNHIGAGFYWIDPPRPDPKRQTRILSSSLNRRRASPPFPARHAAFHGVRMEKKGDKRRSICTADELHRVAVSNSDWKLALWRYRPSPEAPSRNHPLLLLSGVATNAIGYDLSPESSFARYMSAQGFDTWILEVRGAGLSTLGDSLEEDEECLKNFSKIDSVINDDIGESSASSATAVGLENLGASFVSEVPHMKRRGSEVVTKYKEMRLTTRFMEVLTRISERLAGFLNGDLLEGQNSAIAGQIKDFNRRLRGMIEGQRLFPAQILELQDRLSATLEEFQKQLELMVKYDWDFDHYLEEDLPAAMEYIRAQCQPRDGKLLAIGHSMGGILLYAKLSSCCFDGKDSGLASVVTLASSLDYTPSRSSLKLLLPLAEPTRALNIPVIPVGPLMATVHPLASYPPYVFSWLNSQISAQDMMDQNLFEKLVLNNFDTVPSKLLLQLSSVFQKGGLRDRSGTFFYKDHLHKSNVPVLAIAGDRDLICPPEAVYAETVKLIPEELVTYKVFGEPGGPHYAHYDLVGGRLAADQLYPCITEFLIHHDIV